A stretch of the Malus sylvestris chromosome 10, drMalSylv7.2, whole genome shotgun sequence genome encodes the following:
- the LOC126587993 gene encoding beta-glucosidase 47-like gives MGNFSVLVQAVLTTVQILCFSILKASCNSHISLEGKAASSSFPSDFLFGTASSSYQYEGAYLNDGKALNNWDVFTHEPDHISDGTNGDIAVDQYHLYMEDLDLMNYLGVNSYRFSISWARVLPKGRFGRVNRAGIDHYNKFIDELLLRGIQPYATLTHYDIPQELEDRYGAWLSPQVQADFKHYANTCFKFFGDRVKYWATFNEPNVAVPNGYRLGTYPPARCSIPFGNCTSGDSEREPFIAAHNIILSHAAAVNVYRTKYQKIQGGSIGIVMNAPWFEPISNSLEDKLAAERAISFYMNWFLDPIVLGRYPAEMQELLGADLPAFSKSDVEMLKKTGLDFIGLNHYTSCYSKDCMFSVCESGTGASRTEGYALRTFEKDGVFIGEPTTIDWLYVYPQGMEKIVTYVKERYNNTPMFITENGFGEIENSNSSSAVLLHDVKRLEYMGSYLQALAKAMRKGADVRGYLVWSLLDNFEWTSGYTIRFGLYRVDYTTLKRTQRLSATWYKQFISNHTVQASSTSS, from the exons ATGGGGAATTTCTCAGTACTTGTTCAGGCTGTCCTAACTACGGTTCAGATTTTGTGCTTTTCAATTCTTAAAGCGTCTTGTAACTCTCACATATCTTTGGAAGGAAAGGCAGCTTCGTCCTCTTTCCCAAGCGACTTCCTTTTTGGAACTGCTTCCTCTTCTTACCAG TATGAGGGAGCTTATCTGAATGATGGTAAAGCCCTCAACAACTGGGATGTTTTCACTCACGAGCCCG ATCATATCTCGGATGGAACTAATGGAGATATTGCTGTTGATCAGTACCATCTTTATATG GAAGATTTGGATCTCATGAACTACCTTGGAGTCAATAGTTACCGGTTTTCTATATCTTGGGCAAGAGTTTTACCCA AAGGAAGATTTGGGAGAGTGAATCGCGCCGGCATCGATCACTATAACAAGTTCATCGACGAGCTTCTGCTTAGAG GAATCCAGCCGTATGCGACGTTGACTCACTACGACATTCCACAGGAACTCGAAGATAGATATGGAGCTTGGCTAAGTCCCCAAGTGCA GGCGGATTTCAAACATTACGCAAATACATGTTTCAAATTCTTTGGAGACCGAGTGAAGTACTGGGCGACATTCAATGAGCCCAATGTAGCAGTTCCAAATGGTTACAGGTTAGGGACGTACCCGCCAGCTCGCTGCTCTATCCCATTTGGGAATTGTACTAGTGGGGATTCAGAGAGGGAGCCTTTCATTGCAGCTCATAATATCATCCTATCCCATGCAGCTGCTGTGAATGTATACAGAACCAAATATCAG AAAATACAAGGAGGTAGCATTGGAATTGTCATGAATGCTCCATGGTTTGAACCCATCAGCAACTCCTTAGAAGACAAATTAGCAGCTGAGAGGGCTATATCTTTCTACATGAACTG GTTCTTAGACCCGATTGTACTCGGGAGATATCCTGCAGAAATGCAAGAGCTTCTAGGAGCTGATTTGCCAGCATTTTCAAAATCTGATGTGGAGATGCTGAAGAAGACTGGATTAGACTTCATTGGCCTCAATCATTATACCAGTTGTTACTCAAAAGACTGTATGTTTTCGGTATGTGAATCAGGAACAGGAGCTTCAAGGACAGAGGGTTACGCTTTGAGAACTTTCGAAAAAGATGGAGTCTTCATTGGAGAACCA ACTACGATTGATTGGCTATATGTCTATCCTCAAGGAATGGAGAAGATCGTAACGTACGTAAAAGAAAGATACAATAACACACCAATGTTCATCACAGAAAATG GGTTTGGTGAGATAGAGAATTCAAATTCAAGTAGTGCAGTATTACTGCATGATGTCAAGAGATTGGAGTACATGGGATCCTATTTACAGGCACTTGCAAAAGCAATGAG AAAAGGAGCAGATGTAAGAGGTTACTTGGTGTGGTCGTTGCTGGACAATTTCGAGTGGACGAGTGGATATACTATTCGGTTTGGACTTTACCGTGTTGATTATACCACTCTCAAGAGAACTCAAAGACTATCAGCGACTTGGTACAAACAATTCATTTCGAATCATACGGTGCAGGCTTCAAGTACCTCATCATGA